In a genomic window of Spirosoma agri:
- a CDS encoding DUF2158 domain-containing protein, producing MEQISIGSIVQLKSGGPQMTVVAYGTKIEFGSILGRHVEDKEKVKCQWFDSTATLQDGVFPVESLKLD from the coding sequence ATGGAACAAATTTCAATTGGTAGCATCGTTCAACTTAAATCAGGTGGGCCTCAAATGACGGTTGTGGCATATGGCACGAAGATCGAATTTGGGTCTATACTAGGCAGACACGTGGAAGATAAGGAAAAGGTGAAGTGTCAATGGTTTGATTCAACAGCAACTTTACAGGATGGTGTCTTTCCTGTCGAGTCATTGAAGCTAGACTAG
- a CDS encoding DUF3179 domain-containing (seleno)protein, with protein MNRFLLYFLISIVLLIALELLSVYFIMPFPGSQLGLDADDPSQASLGRVELAYWLHTNIGWLRLVGLLFLFYPAFRLLVKPVRKWYRYVAGGLLLLYSVVLYMVNQEMMADQLFKQPIHKRVVPMSENKIPLDKLVIGFESVGQATAYPLQLIGYHHQVRDTVGSQPIMVTYCTVCRTGRVFSPLVRGQADEFRLVGMDHFNAMFEDKRTGTWWRQATGEAVVGPLRGQAILDLPARQMTLGEWAAEHPNTRVLQADPAFADEFERMKSYDRGLSKGKLTRRDSASWQPKSWIIGVEQAGFTTAYDWNELQKKRVLNDVVGGEPLVLTMAPDSASFGAWNRRVGTQVLTFRYANRQLMDEETHSVWTWRGHCTAGPLAGKRLAPMRRAYQEFWHSWRSFHLDTKRFNKP; from the coding sequence ATGAACCGTTTTCTTCTCTATTTTTTAATTTCGATAGTTCTGCTCATTGCCCTGGAATTACTGAGCGTGTATTTCATCATGCCATTTCCGGGCAGCCAGCTTGGGCTCGACGCCGATGACCCGAGTCAGGCGTCGCTCGGTCGCGTTGAACTCGCGTACTGGCTCCATACCAACATCGGCTGGTTACGGTTGGTCGGACTTCTTTTCCTATTCTACCCGGCGTTTCGGCTCCTGGTCAAACCTGTCCGGAAATGGTATCGCTACGTTGCGGGTGGGTTGCTCCTTCTCTACAGCGTGGTGCTGTACATGGTAAATCAGGAAATGATGGCCGACCAGTTGTTTAAACAGCCCATCCACAAACGGGTGGTACCGATGAGTGAGAACAAAATTCCGCTCGACAAACTCGTGATTGGTTTTGAGTCGGTTGGGCAAGCTACGGCTTATCCGCTACAACTGATTGGCTATCACCATCAGGTACGCGATACGGTAGGCAGTCAGCCCATCATGGTCACCTACTGCACCGTTTGCCGGACTGGTCGGGTCTTTAGCCCGCTGGTACGGGGTCAGGCCGATGAGTTTCGGCTGGTGGGCATGGACCACTTTAACGCCATGTTCGAAGACAAACGGACGGGTACGTGGTGGCGGCAGGCCACTGGTGAGGCCGTGGTGGGTCCACTACGTGGTCAGGCCATTCTGGATCTACCCGCCCGGCAGATGACTCTTGGCGAATGGGCTGCCGAACATCCTAACACGCGTGTGTTACAGGCGGATCCCGCTTTCGCCGACGAATTTGAGCGTATGAAAAGCTATGACCGCGGGCTGTCGAAAGGCAAACTTACCCGGCGCGATTCGGCTTCGTGGCAACCCAAATCGTGGATTATCGGGGTGGAGCAGGCTGGATTCACCACGGCTTATGACTGGAATGAGCTACAAAAAAAGCGGGTGCTTAATGATGTTGTCGGGGGCGAACCGCTAGTGTTGACGATGGCTCCCGACAGTGCATCATTCGGCGCATGGAATCGGCGCGTAGGTACGCAGGTACTCACGTTCCGCTACGCCAACCGTCAACTCATGGACGAAGAAACGCACTCCGTCTGGACATGGCGCGGGCATTGCACAGCCGGACCATTAGCGGGTAAACGGCTCGCACCGATGCGCCGGGCGTATCAGGAATTTTGGCATTCGTGGCGTAGTTTCCATCTCGACACAAAGCGGTTCAACAAGCCTTAA
- a CDS encoding DUF2911 domain-containing protein translates to MKTVTLLFGLLCLTLTATTAQPFRGLDKSPMDMAYYPDDYAHDRKFAPAKIGGDKAMVRVTYTRPAKNDRDVFGKLVPYGKVWRMGANEAPEIKFYQNVTIGGKKIPAGNYALLAIPNEKEWTIIFSSDLDQWGAYSYNEALDVARVNVPVQKADNVIENFSIQFVKKDPKNATMNIGWDTTIVAVPISMQ, encoded by the coding sequence ATGAAGACCGTTACGCTCCTTTTTGGGCTGCTCTGTTTAACGCTTACGGCGACTACGGCCCAGCCGTTCAGAGGGCTCGACAAGTCGCCGATGGATATGGCCTATTATCCGGACGACTACGCGCATGATCGCAAATTTGCCCCTGCCAAGATCGGTGGCGACAAGGCTATGGTTCGGGTGACGTACACACGTCCGGCCAAAAACGACCGCGACGTATTCGGCAAATTGGTGCCCTACGGCAAGGTTTGGCGGATGGGTGCGAATGAAGCGCCCGAGATTAAATTTTATCAGAACGTTACGATTGGTGGCAAAAAAATACCCGCCGGAAACTACGCACTGCTGGCGATTCCCAACGAAAAGGAGTGGACGATCATCTTCAGTTCCGACCTCGACCAGTGGGGAGCCTATAGCTACAACGAAGCCCTGGACGTAGCTCGCGTTAATGTGCCTGTACAGAAAGCAGACAACGTGATCGAAAATTTTTCGATTCAGTTTGTTAAGAAAGACCCGAAGAACGCTACGATGAACATCGGCTGGGATACGACGATCGTAGCTGTTCCGATCTCGATGCAGTAG